A single region of the Oncorhynchus keta strain PuntledgeMale-10-30-2019 chromosome 4, Oket_V2, whole genome shotgun sequence genome encodes:
- the LOC118377245 gene encoding class E basic helix-loop-helix protein 22-like, whose protein sequence is MDRRMNLNGPGDIFHKTLSAVSNKKMDSFRSAAGVDLPGSRDHQSPISCFDQTDSDPIQPGGLAGGRGGPLGLPTGSLCVKFGESSNRTSAAESSGGEQSPDDDSDGRCEMVLLADGRTVAAGKPEGGKKNKEQKTLRLNINARERRRMHDLNDALDELRSVIPYAHSPSVRKLSKIATLLLAKNYILMQAQALEEMRRLVAYLNQGQAISAASIPATTALAAPGLPGLSAGISAYDQPPVYPFATGLAGSSCPDKCVLFNNVTSSLFKQCTDKP, encoded by the coding sequence atGGACAGGAGAATGAACTTGAACGGACCAGGAGATATTTTCCACAAAACTCTCAGCGCGGTCTCCAACAAAAAGATGGACTCCTTCAGGTCGGCGGCTGGTGTTGACCTGCCGGGGTCCAGGGACCACCAGTCACCCATCAGCTGTTTTGATCAGACCGACTCGGACCCGATTCAACCGGGTGGACTGGCTGGGGGTCGAGGGGGGCCGCTGGGTCTGCCTACCGGATCTTTGTGCGTCAAATTCGGAGAGAGCAGCAACAGGACCTCGGCGGCAGAGAGCAGTGGCGGGGAGCAGAGCCCGGACGATGACAGCGACGGCAGATGTGAGATGGTTCTCCTGGCCGACGGGAGAACTGTGGCCGCCGGTAAACCGGAGGGAGGTAAGAAAAACAAAGAGCAGAAAACACTCAGACTAAACATCAAtgcgagggagagacggaggatgCACGACCTGAACGACGCGCTGGATGAGTTGCGCTCTGTCATCCCGTATGCGCACAGCCCCTCCGTCCGGAAACTCTCCAAAATCGCCACTTTGCTGCTCGCCAAAAACTACATCCTCATGCAGGCGCAGGCtctggaggagatgaggaggctGGTGGCCTATCTGAACCAGGGCCAGGCCATCTCAGCGGCGTCCATACCCGCCACCACGGCCCTTGCTGCTCCGGGTCTACCAGGTCTGAGTGCGGGGATAAGTGCTTACGACCAGCCGCCTGTTTACCCCTTCGCCACCGGATTGGCCGGGTCATCCTGCCCCGACAAATGTGTCCTTTTCAACAACGTCACCTCGAGCCTGTTTAAACAATGCACTGACAAGCCTTAG